From the Diospyros lotus cultivar Yz01 chromosome 13, ASM1463336v1, whole genome shotgun sequence genome, one window contains:
- the LOC127788522 gene encoding short chain aldehyde dehydrogenase 1-like, which produces MSMAKSSSLLAPIAKRLEGKVAVITGGASGMGAATAKLFVQHGAKVVIADVQNELGHSVCKEIGSDESISFVRCDVSNEQDVQHAVETAVAKHGKLDIMFSNAGTEGSIESTIAASDGQNLRRVLDVNLFGAFHCAKYAARAMIPAKRGSIVFTSSSVSDIAGLTPHAYTASKYAVLGLTKNLCVELGQHGIRVNCIAPHAMNTGMFRRTMGVSNEKADELLCEAANLKGVVFEAEHVAEAALYLGSDQSMYVSGLNMVIDGGYSTTNPSLAQVVRNSLQL; this is translated from the exons ATGTCGATGGCAAAATCCTCATCCTTGCTAGCTCCCATTGCCAAAAG GCTGGAAGGCAAGGTGGCAGTGATCACCGGTGGTGCCAGTGGCATGGGCGCCGCCACTGCCAAGCTCTTCGTACAACACGGCGCCAAGGTTGTGATTGCCGATGTCCAAAACGAACTCGGCCACTCGGTGTGTAAAGAGATTGGCTCAGATGAATCCATCTCCTTTGTCCGCTGCGATGTTAGCAATGAGCAGGACGTGCAACATGCAGTAGAAACTGCAGTCGCGAAGCATGGCAAGCTAGACATAATGTTCAGCAATGCCGGAACAGAGGGAAGCATCGAATCAACGATCGCGGCAAGCGATGGCCAGAACCTCAGGAGGGTGCTCGACGTGAACCTGTTCGGGGCATTCCACTGCGCCAAATACGCCGCCAGGGCAATGATCCCGGCCAAGCGTGGCAGCATCGTATTCACCTCCAGCTCTGTCAGCGACATTGCCGGGCTGACACCCCACGCCTACACGGCCTCCAAGTACGCTGTGCTGGGGCTCACGAAGAACCTGTGCGTCGAGTTGGGACAGCACGGGATCAGAGTGAACTGCATCGCCCCACACGCCATGAACACGGGGATGTTCAGGAGGACGATGGGGGTAAGCAACGAGAAGGCGGATGAACTGCTCTGTGAAGCGGCAAACTTGAAAGGGGTAGTGTTCGAAGCAGAGCATGTAGCAGAGGCTGCACTTTACTTGGGAAGCGACCAGTCGATGTATGTGAGCGGGCTGAACATGGTGATTGACGGAGGCTACAGCACCACCAATCCGAGTTTGGCGCAGGTTGTGAGGAATTCCCTCCAGCTGTAG
- the LOC127788523 gene encoding short chain aldehyde dehydrogenase 1-like, which yields MMKAASSLLAPIAKRLDGKVAVITGGASGIGEATAKLFVKHGAKVVIADVQDELGHSLCQEIGSESVVSFVHCDVSKDEDVKRVVDSAVSKHGKLDIMFSNAGIAGNMDPSIASVGYEDLKKVFEVNVFGAFFCAKHASRVMVPAKKGSILFTASTAASTAGVLPHGCTATKYAVVGLAKNLCVELGRHGIRVNCISPHTVNTPMVRAALGVTAEMADQLIEEAGNLKGVGLEAEDVAAAAVYLGSDESKYVSGLNLLLDGGYTTTNPAMQLTLEKIVSGA from the exons ATGATGAAGGCGGCCTCTTCCTTGTTAGCTCCCATCGCCAAAAG GCTCGATGGCAAAGTCGCCGTCATCACCGGCGGCGCCAGCGGCATTGGCGAAGCCACGGCCAAGCTCTTCGTCAAGCACGGCGCCAAAGTCGTCATCGCCGATGTCCAGGACGAGCTGGGCCACTCGCTCTGTCAGGAAATCGGCTCTGAATCCGTCGTTTCCTTCGTCCACTGCGACGTCAGCAAAGACGAAGACGTTAAACGCGTCGTCGATTCAGCAGTTTCCAAGCACGGGAAGCTCGACATAATGTTCAGCAACGCCGGCATAGCCGGCAACATGGACCCCAGCATCGCATCGGTGGGCTACGAAGATCTCAAGAAAGTATTCGAAGTGAACGTGTTCGGTGCATTCTTCTGCGCTAAACACGCCAGTAGAGTGATGGTTCCGGCCAAGAAAGGCAGCATCTTGTTCACGGCGAGCACGGCGGCTTCCACCGCCGGTGTGTTACCGCACGGCTGCACCGCCACGAAGTACGCCGTGGTTGGACTGGCGAAGAACTTGTGCGTGGAGTTGGGGAGGCACGGGATCAGGGTCAACTGCATTTCGCCGCACACGGTGAACACGCCGATGGTGAGGGCGGCGCTGGGGGTGACGGCGGAGATGGCGGATCAGTTAATTGAGGAGGCGGGGAACTTGAAGGGGGTGGGGCTGGAGGCGGAGGATGTGGCGGCAGCGGCGGTGTATTTGGGAAGCGACGAGTCGAAGTACGTGAGTGGGTTGAATTTGCTACTCGACGGCGGCTACACCACCACCAATCCGGCGATGCAACTAACGTTGGAGAAAATAGTGTCGGGCGCGTAG